A region of Salinibacter sp. 10B DNA encodes the following proteins:
- a CDS encoding stomatin-like protein, which translates to MWTLLLLVLAVTFFIIYHTFIIVEMREEVILERFGKYHDTLTPGFHFVIPFVDRVAYRQETREQVLDVPHQKCITKDNIEVDVDGLVYLKVMDSYKASYGINDYRLAAVNLAQTTMRSEVGKITLDDTFSERDAMNEAIVKELDKASDPWGVKVMRYELKDIQPAEDIVRTMEKQMEAEREKRAEITESSGERDARINVSEGEQQESILLSEGRRQQRINEAEGDAREMELIAEATANGIERIADAISQPGGSLAVKMRLTEQFIDRLGDVIDGANVSVLPMDAANMRSFFEGASEVTNPIRKE; encoded by the coding sequence ATGTGGACCCTCCTTCTGCTCGTTCTCGCCGTCACCTTCTTCATCATCTACCACACGTTCATCATCGTGGAGATGCGGGAAGAGGTCATTCTGGAGCGTTTCGGCAAGTACCACGATACACTCACGCCCGGCTTTCATTTCGTGATTCCATTTGTGGACCGCGTGGCCTACCGACAGGAGACGCGCGAGCAGGTGCTCGACGTGCCGCACCAGAAGTGTATTACCAAGGACAACATTGAGGTGGATGTGGACGGCCTCGTGTACCTGAAGGTAATGGATTCCTACAAGGCCAGCTACGGCATCAACGACTATCGGCTGGCGGCCGTGAACCTGGCACAGACGACGATGCGGAGCGAGGTCGGTAAGATCACGCTCGACGACACGTTCAGCGAACGGGACGCGATGAACGAGGCCATTGTGAAGGAACTGGACAAGGCTTCCGATCCATGGGGCGTGAAGGTGATGCGGTACGAACTCAAGGACATCCAGCCGGCCGAGGACATCGTGCGCACGATGGAGAAACAGATGGAGGCCGAGCGTGAAAAGCGGGCCGAGATTACGGAATCGAGCGGGGAGCGGGACGCACGCATTAACGTGTCGGAAGGGGAGCAACAGGAGTCGATCCTGCTGTCAGAAGGTCGGCGACAGCAGCGCATCAACGAAGCGGAGGGCGACGCCCGCGAGATGGAACTCATCGCCGAAGCAACGGCCAACGGCATCGAGCGCATCGCCGACGCTATTTCGCAGCCCGGGGGCTCGCTGGCCGTAAAGATGCGTCTCACGGAGCAGTTCATCGACCGCCTCGGCGACGTCATCGACGGCGCGAACGTGAGCGTCCTCCCGATGGATGCCGCCAATATGCGATCCTTCTTTGAGGGTGCCTCTGAGGTGACGAATCCGATTCGGAAGGAGTGA
- a CDS encoding four helix bundle protein — MRSISDSAKASFAAMAIQEFRELRVYQHSHEVAMQIFELSKDWPKEAPYSLTDQIRRSSRSVCANIAEAWRKRRYEKHFVSKRSDADAEAAETRTWLQFGRDCSYLDRESFDKLDSTYDRICGGLVNMMQNPAPWCRPSKTHAPNISYDLS; from the coding sequence ATGAGGAGCATATCCGATTCAGCCAAAGCCTCTTTTGCAGCCATGGCGATTCAAGAGTTCAGAGAATTGCGCGTGTACCAACACTCACACGAGGTTGCCATGCAGATTTTTGAGCTGTCGAAAGACTGGCCGAAAGAAGCCCCCTACTCTTTAACGGATCAAATTCGACGGTCGTCGCGATCCGTGTGCGCAAACATTGCCGAAGCGTGGCGCAAGCGCCGATACGAAAAGCACTTCGTCAGCAAGCGCTCGGATGCAGATGCAGAAGCGGCGGAAACACGAACGTGGCTCCAGTTCGGCCGTGATTGCAGCTATCTCGATCGCGAGTCTTTCGATAAACTCGACTCCACATACGACCGAATTTGCGGCGGTCTCGTGAATATGATGCAGAACCCTGCTCCCTGGTGCCGCCCGAGCAAGACGCACGCCCCCAACATCTCGTACGATCTCTCTTGA